The following proteins come from a genomic window of Panicum hallii strain FIL2 chromosome 8, PHallii_v3.1, whole genome shotgun sequence:
- the LOC112902913 gene encoding CRM-domain containing factor CFM3, chloroplastic/mitochondrial-like, protein MAAAAMASSPAASHLRHPPRLRLLLLSSRPLSTSASSPYPWLSAWSRPGRRGRLRAPASALDLRPEPSPSSDSDDEDAVGASRSSGRSTMALILRRLQRAGFSPEAPPAPPPTHPPRGSVEDVFRADDGVLPNARGGFDPDTSYAGEEEEGRALGDARFPWERPMPPPEAAPRAARSPTWMAELTLPAAELRRLRHAAMRVKSRTKVGGAGVTREVVEKIREKWRTEEVVRVKVSGTPALNMRLFHEILERKTGGLVIWRSGTSVSLYRGIDYDEAESTKGSNKVSQSLGMKPSVNGSPSPSLRPTEKVGSAQDSNGAFISNSGKEELVEQAPEIKYEDEIDKLLDELGPRYSDWPGSDPLPVDADLLPATIPGYKPPFRVLPYGVRPSLGRRDMTNLRRLARGLPPHFALGRSRQLQGLANAMVKLWEKSSIAKISLKRGVQLTTSERMAEDIKKLTGGVMLSRNNEFIVFYRGKDFLSSELAEVLLDRERLAKSLQDEEQARLKAVSSFSSSIDAYVQPTVAGTLEETLEANSKYGNKLDEDHADKMARTVAAARHADLVRKLEWKLALAQKKMEKAERVLGKVETALNPTEGSKPPETITDEERFMFRKLGLRMKAFLLLGRRGVFDGTIENMHLHWKYRELVKILVKSKSFTEVKQTALSLEAESGGILVSVDKVSKGYAIVVFRGKNYKRPSTLRPRNLLSKRKALARSIELQRHQALSRHFAKLNKRVEQLKAELVQMEGVKEQGDEELYAKLDSAYSSDEEDMEDEDDEAYLKRFDDEVAGATTEGRTSLDGSDPVYDEADYPDSEDEAGDYYAGEDEGDESFDSEDDEEDEPAGTPDGDFRNEADFESSAREYRLEGGLSGECGTAREPTSSHAGEQPTELTNTSSCS, encoded by the exons ATGGCCGCTGCGGCCATGGCGTCCTCCCCGGCGGCCTCCCACCTCCGCCACCCCCctcgcctccgcctcctcctcctctcctcccgccCTCTCTccacctccgcctcctccccctACCCGTGGCTCTCCGCCTGGTCCCGCCCCGGCCGGCGCGGCCGCCTCcgcgcgccggcctccgcgcTCGACCTCCGCCCGGAGCCCTCGCCCTCCTCCGACTCCGACGACGAGGACGCCGTCGGCGCCAGCCGCTCCTCAGGCCGCTCCACCATGGCCCTcatcctccgccgcctccagcgCGCCGGCTTCTCCCCGGAGGCGCCCCCGGCGCCCCCGCCGACGCACCCGCCGCGGGGGTCCGTCGAGGACGTGTTCCGCGCCGACGACGGCGTGCTCCCCAACGCGCGCGGCGGGTTCGACCCCGACACCTCCTAcgccggggaggaggaggaggggcgggcgcTCGGGGACGCGCGGTTCCCGTGGGAGCGCCCGATGCCGCCGCCCGAGGCCGCGCCGCGGGCCGCGCGGTCGCCGACGTGGATGGCCGAGCTGACGCTCCCCGCCGCCGAGCTCAGGCGGCTGCGGCACGCGGCCATGAGGGTCAAGTCGAGGACCAAGGTCGGCGGCGCCGGGGTCACGCGCGAGGTCGTGGAGAAGATCAGGGAGAAATGGAGGACGGAGGAGGTGGTCAGGGTCAAGGTCTCCGGCACGCCCGCGCTCAACATGCGCCTCTTCCACGAGATACTCGAG AGAAAAACAGGAGGCTTGGTAATATGGAGGTCAGGGACTTCAGTTTCTCTGTACAGGGGAATAGACTATGATGAAGCTGAATCCACTAAGGGGTCAAACAAGGTTTCACAGTCCCTTGGTATGAAGCCCTCAGTTAACGGGTCTCCAAGTCCTTCCTTACGACCCACTGAGAAAGTGGGCAGCGCACAAGATAGCAATGGAGCCTTTATTTCTAATTCTGGGAAAGAGGAACTAGTTGAACAAGCACCAGAAATCAAGTATGAAGATGAAATTGACAAGCTATTAGATGAACTTGGCCCAAGGTACAGTGACTGGCCTGGATCTGATCCATTACCAGTGGATGCAGATTTGCTGCCTGCAACTATTCCAGGTTACAAGCCCCCCTTCAGAGTTCTTCCGTACGGTGTTCGGCCATCTCTTGGCCGAAGGGACATGACCAATTTACGCCGTCTTGCCCGGGGATTGCCTCCTCACTTTGCTCTTG GACGAAGCAGACAACTCCAAGGCTTAGCCAATGCTATGGTCAAGCTGTGGGAGAAAAGTTCAATTGCTAAAATATCTTTGAAGAGAGGGGTACAGCTTACCACCAGTGAGAGGATGGCTGAAGATATCAAA AAATTAACAGGTGGTGTAATGCTGTCAAGGAACAACGAATTTATAGTCTTCTACAGAGGGAAGGATTTCTTGTCCTCAGAACTTGCTGAGGTGCTTCTAGACAGAGAAAGATTAGCAAAGTCCCTTCAAGATGAAGAGCAGGCGCGATTAAAGGCAGTGTCTTCATTTTCTTCGAGCATTGACGCATATGTACAACCTACTGTAGCTGGTACTCTAGAAGAGACTCTTGAGGCTAACTCCAAATATGGAAATAAACTGGATGAGGATCATGCGGACAAGATGGCAAGAACAGTTGCAGCTGCAAGACATGCTGACCTTGTGAGAAAGCTAGAGTGGAAGCTTGCACTT GCACAAAAAAAGATGGAGAAAGCTGAAAGGGTACTAGGAAAAGTCGAGACAGCCCTGAATCCAACTGAAGGTTCCAAGCCGCCTGAAACAATAACAGATGAAGAGAGATTCATGTTTCGGAAACTTGGTCTAAGGATGAAGGCATTTCTGCTCCTTG GCAGAAGGGGAGTTTTTGATGGAACGATTGAAAACATGCACTTGCACTGGAAGTACAGGGAATTAGTGAAGATTCTAGTGAAATCAAAATCTTTTACAGAAGTCAAGCAGACAGCATTGTCACTTGAAGCTGAAAGCGGTGGTATTTTAGTTTCTGTGGACAAAGTCTCCAAAGGCTACGCCATTGTTGTGTTCCGCGGGAAGAACTACAAACGCCCTTCGACGCTCAGACCGAGGAATCTCTTGTCCAAGCGGAAGGCTCTAGCTAGATCCATTGAGCTTCAGAGACACCAG GCCCTGAGTCGTCACTTTGCAAAGTTGAACAAAAGGGTGGAGCAGCTGAAAGCGGAACTG GTCCAAATGGAGGGCGTGAAGGAGCAAGGCGACGAGGAGCTGTACGCCAAACTGGACTCCGCGTACTCGAGCGACGAGGAAGACATGGAG GATGAGGACGACGAGGCCTACCTCAAGCGCTTTGACGACGAGGTCGCCGGTGCCACCACCGAGGGCAGGACCTCGCTGGACGGCAGCGACCCCGTGTACGACGAGGCCGATTACCCTGATTCTGAAGACGAAGCCGGTGATTACTACGCCGGAGAAGACGAGGGCGACGAGAGCTTCGATTCCGAAGATGACGAGGAAGACGAGCCTGCCGGGACTCCCGACGGCGATTTCCGGAACGAAGCGGATTTCGAGTCTTCTGCCCGAGAGTACAGGTTAGAAGGCGGTCTGAGTGGAGAGTGTGGCACTGCACGTGAGCCCACGAGCTCGCACGCCGGTGAGCAGCCGACCGAGCTGACTAACACGAGCTCTTGTAGCTAG